The nucleotide sequence ATATGCTTGATGATTGTTTTAAAACGAACCTCCAGTTCATCGCCAATGATACAATTAATAGTTTCGTCACTCATATTTTTGTTTTGCAAATCCTGATAGCGCTCTTCAATATACTGATAGATAGAAGACGATAACGAGTATATATTTTCCGTCTCCTTTGCTTCCTGAACGGTATGATCAGGGTGGACAATCAGCTTTCCCTCGATCAGTTGTTCAATATCCTGGCGATTTTGAATTTTTAATAGGCCTTTGCGTGCATACGCCGGCAAATCCTCAACGGTAATACGGATTATATTCCCCTGATTGATCACATGGTTCAGAAAGGCTCGCGCGCAGGATACCTGAATAACGCTTAACAATTGTCCGATATTGCCCGGACACTCAAACAGCAGTAAGGCCCGAAGAGTTTCCGCATCAATCTCGATTGAGTTTTTCGTTCGCATAGCTTCCTGGGCAAAGAAAGCCGACATTAGCTCAAAGCGTTCATTAAAAGGACGGGCTGCTAAAGAAGGAATTTCGATCAGCATGGGAATGCGGCGGCGAAAGGTAATGAGCAGCGAGGAGTCCGGGTTTTCCGTGGTTGCTGCAATGATCATAACCGATGCATGACGGACCAGTTCGGTTTCACCTAAGCGGCGAAAACAATTTTTATCCATCAGGTAAAATAAAAGTTCCTGTCCCTCCGGCGGTAAACGATGAACTTCATCTAAGAATAAGATTCCGCCATTCGCCTTTTCAACCAGGCCTTCCTTATCGGCCGCCGCACCGGTAAAGGCACCGCGGATATAGCCGAATAGCTGAGCCATCAGCAATTGCGGGTTATTAACATAGTCAGCGCAGTTAAAGAAAACAAATGGCGCCTGCCGCGAGATCCGCTGTACACTTTTGGCGTATTGATACATGGCTTCGGCCAAATCACTTTTCCCAACTCCCGGTTCTCCCAAAATCAAGGTATGAAGACCCTTGGGTGGATAGAAAATGGCAGCCTTGGCCTGTTCAATAATGGTTTTCAAACTGCCCTGATAGCCGATAAAATGGGCAAATACGTCATTGGTTATGTTTGTTTCCTCCGGCTGCTGCGTGCCTGGCAGCATTGCTTCTTTCCGCAACAATTGGGCGGGTTGCGTTTTTTTCGGCGGTACCGGTTCGCATTCCCTACGGTATTCGCGAATCGCAAACCGCGAAATGTCAAATCCCTTGCTTCGCAAATGTTGTGTCAGGTCCCGCTCAGAGATATGCGGGCTTTTTTGCAATATGTCCTTTAATGCGGCCATCAGAACAGGTTTTCGTCGTGTACGCGAATCGGTGATACCATATTGCCGTCGCAAGCCCGTAACCTGCTCTCTTTTCATCCCCAGCAATTGGGCAAGTTGTTCGTCGGTATACGGTTTTTTCTTATCTTCCGTTGCAAGCAGCTGATTAAGTAATTCCTTCATATGCCCCTCCACCCTTATTTAATAGCATAAACCATGCCAAGCAAGGTATATATTGTAGACTGTTGATTTTTTGCCGCACTCAGGGCTCTCTACTTATTACAAAGTATACCAATCATCGACAAAACATACCATACCATTTCAAAACATACCATGTCTGACTCGTTTATCTTTAAAGTGTAAATTGTAGTGGCATGTCTTTTATTATGAAATAAATGAATTGGAACAATGAGAAACATCTGTTTTATTAATTTACAAATTTGTACTATACTCATACTATCGGACTAGAGCGTGTCTACAAACTAACGGAATGATCTATGGCGAGTGATTTTTGCGCCAGACGAATTATACCCTAAAGGGCACACGAAATTTTGCAGGAATAGCGGCCCCTGTTTCAAAAAATTTTAATGGCACAAAAAACACCGTCAGGAAGCGCTTGGGATAGTTTAAAGACACGCCCTGGATAACAGCAAGTCGCTTCGTTAAAAGAGCATTTGTAAAAAACAATCACTATAAAGATTGATTCAAAACATTCCCGTTTTTCATATTATCGAGTTATCCAGTATGACTCTGCGAAAGCCTTAAGGAGGATTTATCATGAAAGAACTTGGTTTTATCGGCTGTGGCCATATGGGTGAGGCCATGGTGTCCGGCGTATTGAAAAGCGGCTATTTAACAGGCAGCGACATTCTCGTACATACCGGCCGTCCGGAAAGCCTGGAAGCGCTGCACCAAAAATACGGAATCCAAACAGCCCAGACTAACCGCGACGTTGCCCGGCAGGCAAAGCTCTTGCTGCTTGCGGTCAAACCTAACATGTATGCTGCTGTTATCAACGAAATCCGCGAAAATATCCAGGAAAACTCTATCATTATCACCATTGCCCCCAGCTATTCTATCGCAGCAATACGAGCCGCCTTTGGCAAGCCGCTGAAAGTGGTGCGGGCCATGCCCAATACCCCGCTTATGGTTGGCTGCGGCATGTCCGGCATCACCTTCTCGGACAATATTACAGAAGCGGAAAAACAAAGTGTTCACAAGCTCTTCAACAGCTCCGGTACAGCAATAGAAGTGAAGGAAGACCTGATGAGCGCCGTCGGCTCTGTCAGCGGATCATCACCGGCATTTGTCTATATGCTGATTGAGGCTATGGCGGATACCGCCGTGGCCCTGGGACTTTCCCGCAAAGATTCCTATTTGTTCGCTGCTAAGGCCGTCGAAGGCGCCGCTAAAATGGTGCTGGAAACTGGTGAGCACCCCGGAGCATTGAAAGATGCAGTCTGTTCGCCTGGCGGTACAACAATTGAAGGAGTACTGGCCCTTTCTGCCAATGGCTTTAGAGGAAACATTGCTGAAGCCATGCTTCGCTCGGCAGATAAATTCCGTGAAATGGAGAGCGCTCAGAAATAACCCATTCGTAAATGAAATAAGCCAGCCGAAACCGGCTGGCTTATTTCATTTACTTCTAACTTTCTCTGTTATTTCCCTAAAACCTGTATATAGATATTCCGGTTACGCGCTCTATTCTGATCCCAGTCAACAAAATAGATGTAGCCAACCGTTCCGGTCATTAGCTTTCCGCCACGAATCACAAAGGTTTCACTGGAGCCAATCAAGGTTGCTTTGAGATGAGCATCTGTGTTTAACAATGTTCCGGGATCAGGAGGATAATTCGGATCATTTAGGCCCATGGCAAATTCGGTATGTTTAGGACCCGGGCTGCCATATTGTCCTTCCGTCACACAACGGGGAATAATTTTATCCAAAATTCTATTCAGATCTACCTGGATTACTTCATCACCGTTAAAGTTCCGATCATGCATATATTCCTCAAAAAATACGGAACAAGTAGTGTGAGGAGTACTTACTACTACAATTCCCTCCTGCACTTTGCTTTCGGCAATGATTCTGCGGACCTCTTCGGTAATTTCATGATAAGACGGACGATTTCCATTCGATTTGACTACTAAAGTATCTCCATGTACGATCATGACAATTCAATCCTTTCTTTTTCTGTTCTTTTTAAGGCCTTTATCATTTCGAGAATCTTTTCTTTTCGATTGGGAGCATTTAATATGCCACTGGTGCCACCGCTGCCATCGGCTCCCTGCGTAATTACCCGGTACACATCATCACCGGTACTTACACCGGCCGCCTGGATAATTAATATGGAAGAGTC is from Propionispora vibrioides and encodes:
- the proC gene encoding pyrroline-5-carboxylate reductase, which produces MKELGFIGCGHMGEAMVSGVLKSGYLTGSDILVHTGRPESLEALHQKYGIQTAQTNRDVARQAKLLLLAVKPNMYAAVINEIRENIQENSIIITIAPSYSIAAIRAAFGKPLKVVRAMPNTPLMVGCGMSGITFSDNITEAEKQSVHKLFNSSGTAIEVKEDLMSAVGSVSGSSPAFVYMLIEAMADTAVALGLSRKDSYLFAAKAVEGAAKMVLETGEHPGALKDAVCSPGGTTIEGVLALSANGFRGNIAEAMLRSADKFREMESAQK
- a CDS encoding YjbQ family protein, whose protein sequence is MIVHGDTLVVKSNGNRPSYHEITEEVRRIIAESKVQEGIVVVSTPHTTCSVFFEEYMHDRNFNGDEVIQVDLNRILDKIIPRCVTEGQYGSPGPKHTEFAMGLNDPNYPPDPGTLLNTDAHLKATLIGSSETFVIRGGKLMTGTVGYIYFVDWDQNRARNRNIYIQVLGK